One segment of Trueperaceae bacterium DNA contains the following:
- a CDS encoding PqqD family protein — MDLQTSTARRFQAANDVVLERMGDTMLAVHLGTDKIIELNETAAHLVDLLLGGSTDREAAAAMAEVYDVPYAVVWENVENALATLVAESVLAELDD; from the coding sequence ATGGACCTGCAAACCTCCACGGCTCGCCGTTTCCAGGCGGCCAACGACGTTGTCTTGGAGCGCATGGGCGACACGATGCTCGCCGTGCACCTGGGCACAGACAAGATCATCGAGCTCAACGAGACCGCGGCTCACCTGGTCGACCTGCTCCTCGGCGGCAGCACCGACAGGGAAGCGGCGGCGGCGATGGCGGAGGTCTACGACGTCCCGTACGCGGTCGTATGGGAGAACGTGGAGAACGCCCTCGCCACCCTGGTCGCGGAGAGCGTGCTAGCCGAGCTGGACGACTAG
- a CDS encoding class I SAM-dependent methyltransferase: MTYPMGQDPWRSGENYDRYMGRWSREVAPRFLAWLAPPRGLDWLDVGCGTGALSGTVVRLAAPRSLLGVDVSASFVERARENVPDPRARFSVGDAQDLRVETGSRDLAVSGLMLNFVPDRPRALREMARATRGGGTVAFYVWDYPGRGVEFMRLFWEVAGALDPAAVPLGEAARFPFCTPEGLTALALEAGWADVEAVPLEVETVFAGFDDYWEPFELGTGPAPTYCAALDHEARQRLRRALRERLPFERDGTLRLSARAWGVRGRAAF; the protein is encoded by the coding sequence GTGACCTACCCCATGGGCCAGGACCCCTGGCGCTCAGGAGAGAACTACGACCGGTACATGGGCCGCTGGAGCCGCGAGGTGGCGCCCCGGTTCCTGGCCTGGCTGGCGCCGCCGCGGGGCCTCGACTGGCTCGACGTCGGCTGCGGCACCGGAGCGCTGTCGGGGACGGTCGTGAGGCTGGCCGCGCCGCGCAGCCTGCTCGGCGTCGACGTCTCGGCCTCCTTCGTGGAGCGGGCGCGGGAGAACGTGCCCGACCCCCGCGCGCGGTTCTCCGTCGGCGACGCGCAGGACCTCAGGGTCGAGACGGGGAGCCGCGACCTCGCGGTGTCCGGCCTGATGCTGAACTTCGTGCCCGACAGGCCGCGGGCGCTGCGCGAGATGGCGCGCGCGACGAGGGGCGGCGGCACCGTGGCCTTCTACGTGTGGGACTACCCGGGGCGAGGAGTGGAGTTCATGCGCCTGTTCTGGGAGGTGGCCGGCGCCCTCGACCCGGCCGCCGTGCCGCTGGGGGAGGCCGCGCGCTTCCCCTTCTGCACGCCGGAGGGCCTCACGGCCCTGGCCCTCGAGGCCGGCTGGGCCGACGTGGAGGCGGTGCCCCTCGAGGTGGAGACCGTGTTCGCCGGCTTCGACGACTACTGGGAGCCGTTCGAGCTCGGCACGGGGCCGGCCCCCACCTACTGCGCCGCCCTCGACCACGAGGCGCGCCAGCGGCTGCGCAGGGCGCTGCGCGAGCGCCTGCCGTTCGAGCGCGACGGCACGCTGCGCCTGAGCGCGCGGGCCTGGGGGGTGCGGGGGCGTGCCGCGTTCTAG
- a CDS encoding ABC transporter ATP-binding protein: MQEVRAVWRFTLSLARTLGWRFGLLLVVGLAASVTAGVGLLVMVPLLALVGVEAGGGSTQALVARVAAALQGVGLPLTAPVLLGLNAMVLVAAAAVGRYQSVLESRALEGFVQARRDRLFEAITRANWRHLVGGRASNSVHLLTNETDRYASAGAAVIRLITQGFLAVAHLAVAVAIAPALTALVMAAGLALAGLTAPLTWRAKARGREVSRAYKGLFGEIADHLGGLKTVKAYGLEDATTARFRARARETAEALVGVTRNHADVGFLLQAGSAVLLSGLVLVALGMPQVTPAGLLMLLYLFARLVPMLSGLQRGFQSVLARLPSVERVEEAMRDFEAQRERGAAAGAAIRCRHAVELRGVSFAYETEGERRVLHGVDMVVPAGRTTALVGPSGGGKSTAADLLIGLLEPDSGALLVDGEEVAGDRRLAWRRQVAYVAQDVFLFHDTVRANLLVGDPEAGDERLWEALDRAAASFVRDLPQGLDTVVGDRGSTLSGGERQRLALARALLREPQLLVLDEATSSLDAINEARVQEAIGALRGRVTLLVIAHRLATVRDADLIYVMDGGEVVESGTWQELMSRGSGTLRELAVAQGLGTELAR; encoded by the coding sequence ATGCAGGAGGTGCGGGCCGTCTGGCGGTTCACGCTCTCGCTGGCCCGGACCCTGGGCTGGCGCTTCGGCCTCCTGCTGGTCGTGGGCCTGGCGGCCAGCGTCACGGCCGGCGTAGGCCTCCTCGTCATGGTCCCGCTCCTCGCCCTCGTGGGCGTGGAGGCCGGCGGCGGCAGCACGCAGGCCCTGGTCGCCCGGGTCGCCGCAGCGCTGCAGGGCGTCGGCCTGCCTCTCACGGCGCCGGTCCTCCTCGGGCTCAACGCCATGGTCCTCGTCGCCGCGGCCGCCGTCGGGCGCTACCAGTCGGTGCTCGAGAGCCGCGCGCTCGAGGGGTTCGTGCAGGCGCGGCGCGACAGGCTCTTCGAGGCCATCACGCGCGCCAACTGGCGGCACCTGGTGGGCGGCAGGGCGTCGAACAGCGTCCACCTGCTCACCAACGAGACCGACCGCTACGCCAGCGCCGGGGCGGCGGTGATCCGGCTCATCACCCAGGGCTTCCTGGCCGTCGCGCACCTCGCCGTGGCCGTCGCCATCGCGCCGGCGCTCACGGCGCTCGTGATGGCGGCCGGACTCGCGCTCGCCGGCCTCACCGCGCCGCTGACCTGGCGGGCCAAGGCCCGCGGGCGGGAGGTCTCGCGGGCCTACAAGGGCCTCTTCGGCGAGATCGCCGACCACCTCGGCGGGCTGAAGACCGTGAAGGCCTACGGGCTCGAGGACGCGACCACCGCCCGCTTCCGCGCGCGGGCGCGGGAGACCGCCGAGGCCCTCGTGGGCGTGACCCGCAACCACGCCGACGTGGGGTTCCTGCTGCAGGCGGGGTCGGCCGTGCTCCTCTCCGGCCTCGTGCTGGTCGCCCTGGGCATGCCGCAGGTGACGCCGGCGGGCCTGCTGATGCTCCTCTACCTCTTCGCCCGGCTGGTGCCCATGCTCTCGGGCCTGCAGCGCGGCTTCCAGTCGGTCCTGGCGCGCCTGCCGTCGGTCGAGCGCGTCGAGGAGGCCATGAGGGACTTCGAGGCCCAGAGGGAGCGCGGCGCCGCCGCCGGCGCGGCGATCCGCTGCCGGCACGCGGTCGAGCTGCGGGGCGTGAGCTTCGCCTACGAGACCGAGGGCGAGCGACGCGTGCTGCACGGCGTGGACATGGTCGTGCCGGCCGGCAGGACGACGGCCCTCGTGGGTCCCTCGGGCGGCGGCAAGAGCACGGCGGCAGACCTGCTCATCGGGCTGCTCGAGCCCGACTCCGGCGCGCTGCTCGTGGACGGCGAGGAGGTCGCGGGCGACAGGCGCCTCGCGTGGCGCCGGCAGGTCGCCTACGTGGCGCAGGACGTCTTCCTGTTCCACGACACGGTGCGCGCGAACCTGCTCGTCGGCGACCCGGAGGCCGGCGACGAGCGGCTGTGGGAGGCGCTGGACCGGGCCGCCGCCTCGTTCGTCCGCGACCTGCCGCAGGGCCTCGACACGGTCGTCGGCGACCGCGGGTCGACGCTCTCGGGCGGGGAGCGCCAACGCCTCGCCCTGGCCCGCGCGCTCCTGCGCGAGCCTCAGCTCCTGGTCCTCGACGAGGCCACCAGCAGCCTCGACGCCATCAACGAGGCGCGCGTGCAGGAGGCCATAGGGGCGCTGCGGGGGCGCGTGACGCTTCTCGTCATCGCCCACCGGCTGGCCACGGTGCGCGACGCCGACCTCATCTACGTCATGGACGGCGGCGAGGTCGTCGAGTCGGGCACGTGGCAGGAGCTGATGAGCCGCGGCTCGGGGACGCTGCGGGAGCTGGCGGTGGCCCAAGGTCTCGGGACCGAGCTCGCGCGGTAG
- a CDS encoding ZIP family metal transporter: MNGFVELFLRVAGGDPVMQGLVGGLFIALMNLVGAVLIGAWRAPSQRGLDAAMGFAAGVMLTAAFTSLILPGIELGGLVPVLVGIVLGVAVLDRADAWVPHVHVLITGRQRYDAAQEAGTPEGARSRLSAVLLFIVAITLHNVPEGLAVGVGFGSSRVSDALALMLAIGIQNVPEGLAVAVAARNAGMGGRRFATVTGIRAGLFELPAAVFGAWLVTMVAPLLPYAMGFAAGAMLYVILDEIVPETHTRGHERLATMGTMVGVVVMLVLDVALG, translated from the coding sequence ATGAACGGGTTCGTCGAGCTGTTCCTCCGCGTGGCAGGCGGCGACCCGGTGATGCAGGGGCTGGTGGGCGGCCTGTTCATCGCCCTGATGAACCTCGTGGGGGCGGTGCTCATAGGCGCCTGGCGCGCCCCCAGCCAGCGCGGCCTCGACGCCGCCATGGGCTTCGCGGCGGGCGTGATGCTCACGGCGGCGTTCACCAGCCTGATCCTCCCCGGCATCGAGCTGGGAGGACTCGTGCCGGTCCTGGTGGGCATCGTCCTCGGGGTGGCCGTCCTCGACCGCGCCGACGCCTGGGTGCCGCACGTGCACGTGCTCATCACGGGCCGTCAGCGCTACGACGCCGCCCAGGAGGCCGGCACGCCCGAGGGCGCGCGCAGCCGCCTCTCGGCGGTGCTCCTGTTCATCGTCGCCATCACCCTCCACAACGTGCCGGAGGGCCTGGCCGTGGGCGTGGGCTTCGGGTCGAGCCGCGTCAGCGACGCCCTGGCCCTGATGCTCGCGATAGGCATCCAGAACGTCCCCGAGGGCCTGGCCGTGGCCGTGGCGGCGCGCAACGCCGGCATGGGCGGGAGGCGGTTCGCCACCGTCACGGGCATACGCGCCGGCCTGTTCGAGCTCCCGGCGGCGGTCTTCGGCGCCTGGCTCGTGACGATGGTGGCCCCGCTGCTGCCCTACGCGATGGGCTTCGCGGCCGGCGCGATGCTGTACGTGATCCTCGACGAGATAGTGCCCGAGACCCACACGCGGGGACACGAGCGCCTGGCGACCATGGGTACCATGGTCGGCGTAGTCGTGATGCTGGTGCTCGACGTCGCCCTCGGATGA
- a CDS encoding class I fructose-bisphosphate aldolase: protein MNTEIRELLGEQGEALLSYEARGIERSRLHLPGPDFVDRVFAASDRSPRVLRSLQTLFGHGRLAGTGYLSILPVDQGVEHSGGASFAPNPDYFDPENIVRLAIEGGCNAVASTFGVLGMVARKYAHKIPFIVKVNHNQLMTYPSQYEQVLFGTIDEAYDMGAVAVGATVYFGHPDSNRQIVEIAEAFAYAHELGLATILWCYTRNDAFKVDGKDYHAAADLTGQANHLGVTIQADIVKQKLPDTNRGFQAVGFGRTHKRMYDELMPDDHPIEMVRWQVANAYMGRVGLINSGGASGGANDYAEAVLTAVLNKRGGGMGLISGRKAFQRPMAEGVRLLNLIQDVYLDESITVA from the coding sequence ATGAACACCGAGATCCGCGAGCTGCTTGGCGAACAGGGCGAGGCCCTACTCTCCTACGAGGCGCGGGGCATCGAGCGTTCGCGGCTGCACCTGCCCGGGCCCGACTTCGTCGACAGGGTCTTCGCGGCGTCGGACCGCAGCCCGCGCGTGCTGCGCAGCCTGCAGACCCTGTTCGGCCACGGACGCCTGGCCGGCACCGGCTACCTCTCGATCCTGCCCGTCGACCAGGGCGTCGAGCACTCCGGCGGCGCGTCTTTCGCGCCGAACCCCGACTACTTCGACCCCGAGAACATCGTGCGCCTGGCCATCGAGGGCGGCTGCAACGCCGTGGCCTCCACCTTCGGCGTGCTCGGCATGGTCGCGCGGAAGTACGCCCACAAGATCCCGTTCATCGTCAAGGTCAACCACAACCAGCTCATGACGTACCCCTCGCAGTACGAGCAGGTGCTGTTCGGGACGATCGACGAGGCGTACGACATGGGAGCCGTGGCGGTGGGCGCCACCGTCTACTTCGGGCACCCCGACTCGAACCGCCAGATCGTCGAGATCGCCGAGGCGTTCGCGTACGCGCACGAGCTGGGACTGGCCACGATCCTGTGGTGCTACACGCGCAACGACGCGTTCAAGGTCGACGGCAAGGACTACCACGCCGCCGCCGACCTCACGGGCCAGGCGAACCACCTGGGCGTCACGATCCAGGCGGACATCGTCAAGCAGAAGCTGCCCGACACGAACCGCGGCTTCCAGGCCGTCGGCTTCGGGCGCACACACAAGCGGATGTACGACGAGCTGATGCCTGACGACCATCCCATCGAGATGGTCCGCTGGCAGGTCGCCAACGCCTACATGGGCCGGGTCGGGCTCATCAACTCGGGCGGGGCCTCGGGCGGAGCCAACGACTACGCCGAGGCCGTACTGACGGCCGTGCTGAACAAGCGCGGCGGCGGCATGGGCCTCATCTCGGGCCGCAAGGCGTTCCAGCGCCCCATGGCGGAGGGCGTGCGGCTCCTGAACCTCATCCAGGACGTCTACCTCGACGAGTCGATCACCGTGGCCTGA
- a CDS encoding lasso peptide biosynthesis B2 protein, with the protein MASASLTAASPHRRADRAAPGRIARFVTTGTASAADVGVLVSAGLASVARRRLAHAGLADDPRLVRGAQAARARHAATRAQVVPLLAAWRAAGAEVLLFKGFYLAELVHEDPADRPYDDVDVLLRAPGVEDEDLAARLAAAAEGCGWEVAWRLGAADHLDRPGVAFERHELLRVRHPKLRVVVDAHRHLVHGGVAVVGERKRLRITQAVWAASRPAVVGGVPVRVPSFVDSALVGLVTSRSWSDDAHALRPHDYLDLEALMRAGGFGPAELLRRARELGAAATLRTFLGRCDPTRGVLDLAEPSPLRAFLLDLSVLPERAPHALERLVELALGLPSDLRALAGALPVVSRAVRSWRAGRPVAVPEGPLAPGGSPPDARAWWLVTLGVRRAMQLHGLRSEEHPALTLAAVAEVARARGLDVRLVNDGRHAWFAHGDEVLRLAGLGLPRGARRHRWPLATTAPRAPLLARLWRLGPRGLALRLEALSYVRRARRLLEEKTFALARQELAAGRRLTRMSGAPPAEVGRAVESAARFVPGARCVARSLAAQAMLARRGVPSRVHFGFRRLPDGTVDGHAWVEVGGAVVAGDVGLDDFTRTATFDA; encoded by the coding sequence ATGGCCTCGGCCTCTCTCACCGCCGCCTCGCCGCACCGCCGCGCCGACCGCGCCGCGCCGGGACGGATCGCCCGGTTCGTCACCACCGGTACGGCGTCCGCCGCTGACGTCGGCGTGCTAGTGAGCGCGGGCCTGGCGTCGGTGGCGCGCCGCCGCCTCGCCCACGCCGGCCTGGCCGACGACCCTCGCCTGGTGCGCGGCGCGCAGGCCGCCCGCGCCAGGCACGCCGCCACGCGCGCGCAGGTCGTGCCCCTGCTGGCGGCGTGGCGCGCGGCTGGCGCCGAGGTCCTGCTGTTCAAGGGCTTCTACCTCGCCGAGCTGGTCCACGAGGACCCTGCCGACAGGCCGTACGACGACGTCGACGTGCTGCTGCGCGCGCCCGGCGTGGAGGACGAGGACCTGGCGGCGCGACTGGCCGCGGCCGCGGAGGGGTGCGGCTGGGAGGTGGCGTGGCGCCTCGGCGCGGCCGACCACCTCGACCGTCCCGGCGTCGCCTTCGAGCGCCACGAGCTGCTGCGGGTCAGGCACCCTAAGCTGCGCGTCGTCGTTGACGCCCACCGGCACCTCGTGCACGGCGGCGTGGCCGTAGTCGGGGAGCGCAAGAGGCTGCGCATCACGCAGGCGGTATGGGCAGCGTCGCGGCCGGCGGTCGTCGGCGGCGTCCCGGTGCGCGTGCCCTCGTTCGTGGACTCGGCGCTCGTGGGGCTCGTCACCTCGCGGAGCTGGTCGGACGACGCCCACGCGCTGCGGCCCCACGACTACCTCGACCTCGAGGCGCTGATGCGCGCCGGCGGCTTCGGCCCCGCGGAGCTGCTGCGTCGCGCCAGGGAGCTCGGCGCCGCCGCGACGCTGCGCACGTTCCTCGGTCGCTGCGACCCCACTCGCGGGGTGCTCGACCTGGCGGAGCCCTCTCCCCTCCGCGCGTTCCTCCTCGACCTGTCAGTGCTCCCGGAGCGCGCGCCGCACGCGCTGGAGCGCCTCGTCGAGCTGGCGCTGGGCCTGCCTTCCGACCTGCGGGCCCTCGCCGGAGCCCTGCCGGTCGTGTCGCGAGCGGTGCGCTCGTGGCGCGCCGGCCGGCCGGTCGCCGTGCCGGAAGGCCCGCTGGCGCCCGGCGGCTCGCCGCCGGACGCGCGCGCCTGGTGGCTGGTGACGCTCGGCGTGAGGCGCGCCATGCAGCTCCACGGCCTGCGCAGCGAGGAGCACCCCGCCCTCACGCTGGCCGCGGTGGCGGAGGTGGCGCGGGCGCGCGGCCTGGACGTGCGCCTCGTGAACGACGGCCGCCACGCGTGGTTCGCCCACGGCGACGAGGTGCTGCGGCTGGCCGGCCTCGGGCTGCCGCGCGGCGCGCGCCGGCACCGCTGGCCGCTGGCGACCACCGCGCCGCGGGCGCCCCTGCTGGCGCGCCTGTGGCGACTAGGTCCCCGCGGGCTGGCGCTGCGGCTCGAGGCGCTGTCCTACGTGCGTCGCGCCCGCCGGCTCCTCGAAGAGAAGACCTTCGCCCTGGCACGTCAGGAGCTGGCCGCCGGCCGCCGGCTTACGCGGATGAGCGGGGCGCCCCCCGCCGAGGTGGGCCGGGCCGTGGAGTCGGCGGCGCGGTTCGTGCCCGGCGCCAGGTGCGTGGCGCGGTCGCTGGCCGCGCAGGCCATGCTCGCCAGGCGCGGCGTGCCCTCGCGCGTCCACTTCGGCTTCCGCCGGCTGCCCGACGGCACCGTCGACGGTCACGCCTGGGTCGAGGTGGGCGGCGCCGTCGTCGCCGGCGACGTGGGACTCGACGACTTCACCCGCACGGCCACCTTCGACGCCTGA